The genomic stretch CCATGGAGTTGAAAAGCTGCTGGAGTTCGCTGTCTGACCCTTTGTCCTCAAGATACTCCAGAGCCTCTTCGTAGGTCATTCTTCTCGTTGAACGTATTACGGAGGGAACAATCGTGAAATCCTGACGTTCACCGGACGAATCGAATTTCATCACTACCGTTCTGGCAGGTCTTTCCTCATCAGGTTTCAGGCTGCATGCACCGTTGGAGAGCACCTGTGGAAGCATGGGCAATACTCTGTCAGGAAGATATACACTTGTCCCCCTGCGCTGAGCTTCGTTATCCAGCTGACTGCCGGGGGTTACATAATGAGCAACATCAGCTATATGAACGTACAGGATCCTGATATCGTCCTTGATCACTATCGAAACAGCATCATCAAAATCCCTGGCATCCACAGGATCTATAGTGATGGTTGGAAGATCCCGGAAATCCTCCCTTCCTTCCATAGACCAGGGCTGGGAAGCCAGTTCTTCAGCCCTGATCAGTGTACTTTCGTGGAATTTATCGGGAATACCATTGTCAAGCACTACCGAATCTATCAACGAGCCCGGAGAAGCGGGGCTGCCCAGATCCTTCTTCAGATCGGCTTCGAGTTTCCGTCCCGAATAATCCAGCTTCGCGAAGACAAGCCTTCCCTGCGATATATCCTTCGCTGAATCTATTCTAAGCGGTACATTTCTGGGAAGAACCGGATTGACTGGATCGATCACCCATCCTTTTCCTTTCTTCCTTGCTACCCCGCTTATCCCCTGCCTGTGGCGTTTCAGGATAACCTCGACCTTTCCCCTGTATCGATCCTCTCCCGGAATCTGTTCAAGCTTTCTGACCATGACTGAATCGCCATCAAGCGAACCGGCAGCATTGCGGGGATCTATCTCTATCCGCTCCCCGTCGGTCTTAACGAAACCACTGCCGTCAGCACGCTTGACGATGGTTCCACCCGATATCCCAAGTTCCGATGGAAGCGCGTACTTTTTACCCCCAGCAGGCCACAGCTGCCCTTTTTCAACGAGCTGCTCCACAGCTCCCGAGAGGTCAGGGTGGGTCCCTTTCAATCTTTCTGCGATCTGCTGAAAAGTTAGCCTGGACGAGGGTTCTCGCTGGAACAGTTCGAGTACCGCATCAGACGATGAAGCGCGGGACCTCGAAGTATCCTGCATGCCTGTCGCCACGTCAGATATCCTCATGACTGACAGAAATAAGAAGGGAAGCTGATCCGCTTTCACTGTTCCAGCTGTTCAGCTTGAATGACATCCCTGCATGAAAAGCCATCAGTACAACCTTGGTGAGCAGGTCAGCAGCGGAATCCATTTTGACTGGACAGACTCCCGAACCCTTCGAGGAGGAGGAGGTCCATTTTATTCTGAATTCTACCGCTCCCCCCCTCGGGGCGGCAAACATCTCTATGAATCCAACACCGTTAACAGAAATCGTGGCTGACGCGACTATGAGCCCGGTGAGAAGGTTCATCAGGTTCTTACTGACAGGAAGATTCCGGGGCATTCCGCTCTTTTCTTCGTACGAAAATTCAACAGATGTTCCGCTGGACATCTGGCCGAGCTCAAGTATGTCCGCCTCGTTTCCTATGGTCCATTCACTTTTGTCATCGTCCGTTGTGGAGAATATAGCCAGTCTTTCCAGGAAATTCCTCATTTCCTCAGTGCCTTCAAGCGCGATGGATAGTTTTTCCTTCACCTTGTCGGCCCGACTGCTGTGAAATTCGGCCAGTTCAACGTTCCCCATTATCCTCGCAAGGATGTTGTTCATGTTGTGAAGAAAGAATGGAAGAAGAGAACCAGCTCTCTCCCAGAGTATACGATTCAGGTTCACTGCTTCCCCGGCGTACATTCCAGCATAACATACTATCCTTCTCAGTACTTCAAAGGAGAAATCACTTTCCTGAAGGAAAAGAGGAAATCCGGTTACGGAATCGGGTGAGAATGGCAGTATAACAGTTGAGAGAAGATCAGAAAATTGAAGCCATTCACCCGCCTTCTGGTTCATGCTCTCAAGTTCATGCTTATCCCGCGGGCAAAAAACAGTGAAGATTATTTTTTCAGGCTCATCAAATTCCTCTAATTTTTCAGCAGTTATACATGATAATGGAATTCTGTTCTGAATCGATTCACAGATTTTTTCCCTTTCACTTCCTGTGAAAACAACTAACCCCAGTCTATTGTTATCCATATTAAACACTCTTCCCCTTCCAGAATTTACCCGGTTTCACCAGCGGCACGAATCTAACCGGAAGTGATTCTTTCATAATCCAGTCATTGCCGTCTCTGGTAACGGAAATTAATCTCTGCTGCCATTCTCCCGCAGGTATTACCAGCCTGCCGCCGTTCGGGTTCAGCTGTTCTTCAAGTTCATACGGTATGCTGACAGGGGCAGCGGATACGATAATCCCATCGTACGGAGCGGCCGGAGTCCATCCGTAATATCCGTCTGCGGCTATGAACTTGATATCCGCATTCGGAACAACTGCTTCGACAGCCTTCCTGGCACCAACAGCAAGGTCCGGTATAAGCTCAATCGTAACCACTTCCATACCCATGGAAGCAAGAACGGCTGTCTGGTAACCTGAGCCAGTCCCTATCTCAAGTATTCTGTCTCCAGGTTCGATCTCAAGCATTTGAATCATGAAAGCTACAATAAAAGGCTGCGATATCGTCTGCCCGAATCCAATGGGATATGGGTAATCACCGTAAACATTGGCAAGCTCTGTGCCAGAGGGTACAAATTCCTCTCTTGGTATTCTCATGAAGGCATTGAGAATGCTTTCATCGGTAATCCCCGCAGCTGCAAGGTCCTGGCGGACCATTCTCATACGATAAATAGCAGCTGAAGATTCAGAATTCAAGTATCGTTCCTTTCCTTCCTCGCGTTTTCTCGCAGTTTTTTCCATTCAGCCAGTTTAGTATTCACTGCTGATTCCCGCCCGGAATCCGAGGGCAAGTAGTACTCCTCTTCTTTCATTCCATCGGGAAAATTCCTGTGGGTTACTATACCACCAGACTGTGAATGAGCATACTGATAACCACGTCCATAATCCAGCCTTTTCATAAGTACCGTAGGCGCGTTTCTAAGATGAAGGGGAACCGGGAAACTTCCGCTCTGCGCAACCGATGAAACCGCTTTTTTCCAGGCGGTGTAGACGGAGTTGGATTTGGGTGCCAGGGCCAGGTAACACGCTGCTTCCGCAAGCGCGAGATCTCCCTCGGGAGAACCCAGGAATCTCCAGGAATCGGTTGCCCTCATCGCGACTGTAAGCGCGGACGGGTCAGCAAGGCCGATGTCTTCGGTGGCAAAGCGTATCATCCTTCGTGCTATGTAAAGAGGGTTCTCACCCGAAGTTATCATCCTCGCGAGCCAATACAGCGATGCGTCTACGTCTCCGGAACGAAGTGACTTATGAAGCGCGCTGATAAGGTTGTAGTGTTCTTCTCCCGATTTGTCATAACTCAAGGGTGAAGACAGAATCACCTTCTCCGTCCCTTTAACCGTTATTTTCTTCCCGGAGGCCATCCCCGCGAGGAGTTCAAGAATATTAAGAGCCCGTCTGCCGTCCCCATCGGCTGCCGCGGCAATCATGTTGTGTACGCCTTCCTGAACACCCCCCGGATTCATTTCTCTGAATGCCTCATCATCGGCAGTCCTTTTTAATATCGATACTATGTGTGATTCCTCAAGCCTTTTGAGAACGTATACCGTACACCTGCTGAGAAGCGGGGCGATTATCTCAAAGGAAGGATTCTCCGTAGTGGCACCCGCAAGAGTTATTGTGCCGTTTTCCACATGAGGAAGAAAAGCATCCTGCTGCGCTTTGTTGAACCTGTGAATCTCATCTACGAAGAGCATTGTCTTTGTTCCGATCCGCCTGAGTCTTGAAGCGTCAGCCACTATGGCTCTTACCTGTTTGACACCGCCGGTGACAGCGCTGAATCGGACAAAATTATGTTCGGTGTATTCGGAAACAAGCAGTATAAGAGTTGTTTTGCCTGACCCCGGCGGCCCCCATAGTATGAAAGACCCCAGAACCCCCTGAGTAAGGGCCTTTCTGAAAGGCGCGTCTTTCGATAACAGATGATCCTGTCCCGCTACCTCCTCCAGTTTTCGGGGACGGAGGAGATCGGCAAGGGGCGGTTTCGGCTCTATTCCATTGGTATTATCAAGAAGGTCCATTTGAATGAAAATAAACTATTGTAAGCATGAAAGAAAGGGAAAGATATAAAAATGCCCGGCTCAAAGGCCGGGCATCATTAAGAAAATGTTCTACTTTTAGTTCATGCCTCTGCCCTGGCCGCCCATGGCGCCCATCTGAGACTGCATTCCCTGAAGGAACATCATGGCCTGGATGGTCTGTGCGGGTTCGCCGGGAAGAAGGTTCTCGGCACCGCTGAAACCGTATCCTTTTACCTCTACGAAATGTGTTTCTCCGTCGCCGGATACTTTAGCGTAAGCAAGGGGAATAAGGGGAAGCTCGGATGAGATAATAACTTCAGCCTCGCCTTCAGGATGCACAATCGAAAATTCCACGCCCTGAAGGGTATTCCCCGCGACATCAACAGATGTCTCGGTCATTCCGAACTCCATGCTATCAAGCTCGTTCATCATCTCATTCAGGCCTTCCGGTCCGCCCTCGGCGTCGAAGCCCTGGGCGAAGCCCTGCTGAAACTGTTCCTGGAATGCTGGATCGTCCATCATTTCCTCAAGGAATTCAGGGACACCGGCAAGGTCGATGGCCATAACCATTCCCTGCTGATCGATTTTTATCATCCTGATGGCACTGATAAATTCGATTGCTGTGCCCATATTCTCTTCGTTGCCGAACATTTCAGCCATACCGCCTGTATCGGACATATTCTCACGAATGTATGCAGCAGGATCGGCCACGAAAGTACCGAATTGCTCTTTGTAATCACCCATGGCATTTTTCATACCTACAGGATCAACAAGCACCTGTCCAACAAAGTCGGGAGTGCTGATCTGGACCCAGTAGCACTCGGTTCCCTGGTTGTTCTCGGTTCCTACTACAGAAATAGTAACCGTTTCCTGATAATCGTCGGCACCGAATTCGATCCACTGTCCAACGGCCATTTCCGGGGTATCCATATCGAAACCCTCAATTGCGATAACATCATGATCCCCGGCGTCACCGTTACCATCGCCATTGCCGTCAGAAACAACATCCCCGTTGTCTCCGCCATTGTCCGCCTGATCGGCCTGATCGGCCTGTTCCCCGCATCCGGAGAATACAAGAGCGATCATCATTACTACTATAAAAAGCAGCTTTGACATGATTTTCCTTTCCGTTTGAATTGCTTTCGTAAATTTTTCTGCACCGGTTAAGGTACAATTATGCGAAATTTAATGCAGTCAGTCAAATATCTACTCCGAATGAACTTCAATGAGCTTCACATACGAAATCCCGTTTTTCTTAAGTTTATTACCCCCCCCGAGAAATGAAAGATCCACGACAAAGGCTGCGCCTGCCACAGCGCATCCATCCCGACGAAGCAGGGATGCGGCTGCCATAGCCGATCCTCCAGTCGCGATAAGATCGTCAACGATCAGTACTCTGCTTCCGGCTGGAAGCGAATTCTTATGCATTTCAACCGTATTTGTGCCGTACTCAAGCGAATACTCTTCGCTGACGGTATCACCGGGCAGCTTCCCGGGTTTTCGAATAAGAACAAGCGGCAGATGCTGTTTCGCCGCCATGACCGAACCGAATACGAACCCTCTTGATTCAATTGCAGCTACGGCATCGTATTCGAATCTTTTACATGCTTCTTCGAGATGTTCTACGGTATCACTCAACGCTCCCGGATGGGTAAGAAGTGTCGTGATATCCTTGAAAATAACTCCCTCAATCGGGAAGTCGGGAATGTTACGGATATGACTTTCCAGTTCCGCAAGGCTCAGCATAAATTTCCTCCAGTATTTTTAACAATGAAATCCAGCGCTTCCTCCGGTGAACTAACAGGTACCACTCCGTCAATTCCGGCCCATTTTCCCACAGCGCAAACTGGCTTTCCCGCCTGGAGAGCGTAAGCAATTTCAGACAGGGTTCCGTACTTCCCTCCGACTGCTGCCACAACGCTTCCGGACAGAGCGATTATTCTGTTCCGGGAAGTTCCCATACCTGTTACAATAACTGTCTCCACCCAGCGGTTAGCTTTCTGAGGGTCTGATCCCGGAAGAATTCCGATGCTATGGCCATCTTTGAAAGCTGCACCCCTGCATACTGCCTCCATGACACCGGTTCCACCGCCGCATACAACAGTAAATCCGTTATCCGCCAGCAGGTTACCAAGCTTCTCCGCCCAGAGTATCTCCTCCTGGTCTGCGGAAGCTCCACCGATTACGGATATTAGATTCGTTCTGGCATCAGTCATCATTCTACTACTATCATCACTTGATGGAATGGTCGGGGCGAGAGGATTTGAACCTCCGACCTCCTAGTCCCGAACCAGGCGCGCTAACCGGGCTGCGCTACGCCCCGACTACTGTTTCTTTCAAGCGAATTTACCATTAATACCGCTATTATGCAACATCAGAACTTCAGTCAGGCCCAACCAGAAAACCGATACCAGCCAGAGCGCCTGACATTATCAGAGTAACGAGTATACCGGCGATTGCTACTCCAAGAGCTATTGCGGGAATTGCCAGCTTTTTTGGGATTCCGAACAGGAAGGCGGCTACAGATCCTGTCCAGGCACCTGTTACAGGCAGAGGTATCGCTACGAATAGAGTCAGACCAAGGGCTTCATACTTTTCGATTTTGGTCCCGGCACGTTTTCTGGCTTTCTCAAATAGTTTAGCAAAAAATCTGTCGAATATTTTCCATCTTCTCAGGAACCTGCTGACCGGTTCCAGAAACCATAGCAGGAACGGTACCGGCAGGAGGTTGCCTGCAACCGCAAGAAGGTAGATCTTCCACCAGGGCCATGCCCACTGGTTGCTCATAACTGTCCATGCAATTGGAATACTGCCGCGGAGTTCAGTAAGAGGAAATGCTGAAAGGACCATCATCTGTACTTCCCCGGGAATTCCACCAAGCCAGTGAAGCAGAATTTCACCCATAAGGTCCCTTCATTTATAGTGATGCAGAAAATTAATGGTCGGGGCGACTGGATTCGAACCAGCGACCACTTGAACCCCATTCAAGTGCGCTACCGGACTGCGCCACGCCCCGACCGGGAGTGAGCAAAATTACCCTTTATTATCTCCTTTGTCAACTGCCATTGGATCTCTTTCCAGCAAACCAATAATATCGGATATCTCTTTCTTTATGGAATCGATCATCTCAGCCGAAACGGTCGCGGCCTCCAGTTCCAGTTCCATCTGCTCGATCGGATCGTCCATATCTTCTATCTTCTGCCTGGCCCCATCTATCGTATAGCGTTCCTGGTAGAGCAGCCTGCTGATCAGCTTGATCAATCCGATGTCTTCCTGTTTATATATTCTGTTTCCAGACTGGTTCTTGGAAGGTTTCAGCATAGGAAAAGCAGTCTCCCAATACCTGAGTACGTGGGGCTTGAGCCCAGTAAGACCGCAGACTTCGCTTATAGAATAGTAAAGCTTCTCGCTGCCAGAATCCAATTGGTTACTCCTTGCGTTTGAAAGCCTTTGTTACTTTTATCAGCATCCTCTTAATTGGTGGTTTTTCAGCATCCCTCAGTTCTCCGATCTCCCTCATCATGCTCAGGGCGCCTTCGTGCTCAGCATTCCATCCAAGAGCCTCACGAAGAGCTTTTTCCGCCAGCACAAGCTGTCCCGCCTGAATATAAATCCTGCCCAGCTGAACGAAATTATCGAGGGTGCTATACTCGACCTCACAGGCTACTTTCATGTGGTTTACCGCCTCATGGTACCTTTTTCTTCCAAGGGCCGCAGTAGCAAGAGTTTTCCGGAGTTCAGCATTGTCCGGATGGGTCTTCAGAAATCCTTCCAGTATGCGAGTGGCCTCCCAGAAATTATCCTTCCTGCACAGTTCTTCAGCCTGCCTGACAGTGCGTTTGAGTTTTGCATCAAGATGGCGCATATCCACACCAGGTCTGACTTCGTTCCTGATAATCCGGGATTCAGGCTCTTTCTCCTTATCCTTCGCCTGTTGTTCGACGCCTATGGACGCATCGTAATCCGCCCTGTCCTCAGGTCTTGAGAGTACATGGTAAGCCTCATTTACTGCCATATACCTTTCCGTCAGTTCACGATTATCTCCTGTGACATCAGGATGGAGTTTCCTCGCTATATCATGGTAAGCATCTTCGATCTCGTTCTGTGTAGCTCCGTACTTGATGCCAAGTATCCCGTAAAAATCCTGCGCAGAATCATCCATTGTACCATTCACTTCTATCTTACTTAATAACTGTAAATCTCCGGCTGTCGCAGTTTCCTGCCACGTCAGAGATTATTGCGGTGTATATCCCCGCCGGTGTTTCATCGGGAATGACCCAGATCACGCTGTCAGTTTCTCCCGCAATAGTACCGGCTGCAAAAGAATGAACAATCCTGCCACTGGTGTCGTATATAATCACATCGACAGCTGATACCGCGGAAGAGGTTATTCTGAAAACAGCTGTTGATACACTGGGGTTTGGGTAAACTGCGCCAAGTGATAGCTGCGGGATAGCAGTTGAAGTTTCATTCCTTTCAATTCCAACGAATCCTGGTGCATTAATACAAATGAATATATTCATCGGTCGGCAGTCAGCACAATTGTCTACGATTATTGAACTGTCGTTCTGGCCACCCCAGAAGCTGGTACCGACTTCAGGTGTAAAAGCCATTATGCCCTGTTCGCTGTTCCCTCCGTACATCCAGTCGTTCTGCTCTCCGTTGACAGTATAAAGACATTCGGGAGCAGTTCCTGGAAAGTAACCGTTACCAGCGGTCATTGCGACTCCCCACGCCACGAAGGTACTATGGTCAGGGGTGTAGGTATTTTCTTCATATCCATAGGGATAAATAAGCCACTTACCGTAAGAATGGTAATTCATAGCGGCTATGGGTTCAATGCTGATTATGAAATCCCTCTGAACCTGTGTTTCAGGCTCGGAAAACGCGGCTGTTCCGCGGTAAGTTTGATCGTATGGATAGGGGCTTGATCCGGAATCATCGTAACCCCACTTGTATCCCCAGTTCCTGTTCAGATCGACTCCATCGCCAAGAGTGAAGTTCATGTTCTTTCTCTGATTTCCACCA from Candidatus Aegiribacteria sp. encodes the following:
- a CDS encoding replication-associated recombination protein A, with protein sequence MDLLDNTNGIEPKPPLADLLRPRKLEEVAGQDHLLSKDAPFRKALTQGVLGSFILWGPPGSGKTTLILLVSEYTEHNFVRFSAVTGGVKQVRAIVADASRLRRIGTKTMLFVDEIHRFNKAQQDAFLPHVENGTITLAGATTENPSFEIIAPLLSRCTVYVLKRLEESHIVSILKRTADDEAFREMNPGGVQEGVHNMIAAAADGDGRRALNILELLAGMASGKKITVKGTEKVILSSPLSYDKSGEEHYNLISALHKSLRSGDVDASLYWLARMITSGENPLYIARRMIRFATEDIGLADPSALTVAMRATDSWRFLGSPEGDLALAEAACYLALAPKSNSVYTAWKKAVSSVAQSGSFPVPLHLRNAPTVLMKRLDYGRGYQYAHSQSGGIVTHRNFPDGMKEEEYYLPSDSGRESAVNTKLAEWKKLRENARKERNDT
- a CDS encoding MerR family transcriptional regulator; this encodes MDSGSEKLYYSISEVCGLTGLKPHVLRYWETAFPMLKPSKNQSGNRIYKQEDIGLIKLISRLLYQERYTIDGARQKIEDMDDPIEQMELELEAATVSAEMIDSIKKEISDIIGLLERDPMAVDKGDNKG
- a CDS encoding T9SS type A sorting domain-containing protein; amino-acid sequence: MKKYFLVLTILISLSSAAADRLVRLYDVSSDFAMELFENGYDVANVDIRCGYVDIMLPEKDVDQAALLSHNYEVLPREWGELLPENLDNGGYYYSPAENWAFWCGLSAEYSDLVDTPSTIGQSYENRDIYMIKMTSPAPGYKPPIYFSSLIHAREPGGNSVLVDFAMWLTSNYDGGDSRAALILDNTEVYFVPIANPDGYVDNMPNGGNQRKNMNFTLGDGVDLNRNWGYKWGYDDSGSSPYPYDQTYRGTAAFSEPETQVQRDFIISIEPIAAMNYHSYGKWLIYPYGYEENTYTPDHSTFVAWGVAMTAGNGYFPGTAPECLYTVNGEQNDWMYGGNSEQGIMAFTPEVGTSFWGGQNDSSIIVDNCADCRPMNIFICINAPGFVGIERNETSTAIPQLSLGAVYPNPSVSTAVFRITSSAVSAVDVIIYDTSGRIVHSFAAGTIAGETDSVIWVIPDETPAGIYTAIISDVAGNCDSRRFTVIK
- a CDS encoding protein-L-isoaspartate(D-aspartate) O-methyltransferase; protein product: MEKTARKREEGKERYLNSESSAAIYRMRMVRQDLAAAGITDESILNAFMRIPREEFVPSGTELANVYGDYPYPIGFGQTISQPFIVAFMIQMLEIEPGDRILEIGTGSGYQTAVLASMGMEVVTIELIPDLAVGARKAVEAVVPNADIKFIAADGYYGWTPAAPYDGIIVSAAPVSIPYELEEQLNPNGGRLVIPAGEWQQRLISVTRDGNDWIMKESLPVRFVPLVKPGKFWKGKSV
- a CDS encoding DnaJ domain-containing protein; this encodes MDDSAQDFYGILGIKYGATQNEIEDAYHDIARKLHPDVTGDNRELTERYMAVNEAYHVLSRPEDRADYDASIGVEQQAKDKEKEPESRIIRNEVRPGVDMRHLDAKLKRTVRQAEELCRKDNFWEATRILEGFLKTHPDNAELRKTLATAALGRKRYHEAVNHMKVACEVEYSTLDNFVQLGRIYIQAGQLVLAEKALREALGWNAEHEGALSMMREIGELRDAEKPPIKRMLIKVTKAFKRKE
- a CDS encoding adenine phosphoribosyltransferase; translation: MLSLAELESHIRNIPDFPIEGVIFKDITTLLTHPGALSDTVEHLEEACKRFEYDAVAAIESRGFVFGSVMAAKQHLPLVLIRKPGKLPGDTVSEEYSLEYGTNTVEMHKNSLPAGSRVLIVDDLIATGGSAMAAASLLRRDGCAVAGAAFVVDLSFLGGGNKLKKNGISYVKLIEVHSE
- a CDS encoding small multi-drug export protein — protein: MGEILLHWLGGIPGEVQMMVLSAFPLTELRGSIPIAWTVMSNQWAWPWWKIYLLAVAGNLLPVPFLLWFLEPVSRFLRRWKIFDRFFAKLFEKARKRAGTKIEKYEALGLTLFVAIPLPVTGAWTGSVAAFLFGIPKKLAIPAIALGVAIAGILVTLIMSGALAGIGFLVGPD
- a CDS encoding VacB/RNase II family 3'-5' exoribonuclease translates to MATGMQDTSRSRASSSDAVLELFQREPSSRLTFQQIAERLKGTHPDLSGAVEQLVEKGQLWPAGGKKYALPSELGISGGTIVKRADGSGFVKTDGERIEIDPRNAAGSLDGDSVMVRKLEQIPGEDRYRGKVEVILKRHRQGISGVARKKGKGWVIDPVNPVLPRNVPLRIDSAKDISQGRLVFAKLDYSGRKLEADLKKDLGSPASPGSLIDSVVLDNGIPDKFHESTLIRAEELASQPWSMEGREDFRDLPTITIDPVDARDFDDAVSIVIKDDIRILYVHIADVAHYVTPGSQLDNEAQRRGTSVYLPDRVLPMLPQVLSNGACSLKPDEERPARTVVMKFDSSGERQDFTIVPSVIRSTRRMTYEEALEYLEDKGSDSELQQLFNSMGALSADLDRIRDGRGALDLGSREYRTVFGEDGWPDGFKAVPSDRAHRLIENFMVEANRAVADHCMWSGLPVLFRVHDDPVSISEERLARQFDKLDISLPGGKIHSPAVLKKILDSLRDSPLHDLVIEYILRSMQKAVYLPSNTGHFGLALRSYLHFTSPIRRYPDLIVHQVLAMLERGEIPAQDSDLAGLAEVCNANEDNAESAEREAEELMALLFLSRNIGKVFNGVVTGIKSFGVFVRLEGVPVEGLAHRSDIIRAGIPFTESGGPYHEGSLLRIEVLSVDTMERKLSLKPVRE
- a CDS encoding TIGR00725 family protein, translated to MTDARTNLISVIGGASADQEEILWAEKLGNLLADNGFTVVCGGGTGVMEAVCRGAAFKDGHSIGILPGSDPQKANRWVETVIVTGMGTSRNRIIALSGSVVAAVGGKYGTLSEIAYALQAGKPVCAVGKWAGIDGVVPVSSPEEALDFIVKNTGGNLC